Below is a window of Virgibacillus sp. NKC19-3 DNA.
GTAGCCCAGTTGGATAATGTACAGGCGGAAAAATTAAACAAAAGTTACGAGGAAATCAAGTCTCAATCTGAAAAGTCGATTCCGATAGGGCGTTATGGTAAGCCTGAGGAGTTTGCCAATATGGTTGTTTATCTTTGTTCCGGTGCAAATACGTATATCACGGGACAATCATTACTTGTTGATGGAGGGATGGTAAAGGCATTGTAAGAAGTATGTAATTTTCCTTTTAGTTCAGGACTTGTCTAGAGGTTTTGTAGGCAAGTTCTGATCAGGATTGTTCTCCAGGATAGAGAATAAAACAAAACACCTTATATAAAAAAAGATGTCTGACAATGGTATTTACTTCAATGATTGATAAGAAATTCCAAAACTGAGGGAGTAACTCCCTATCAGACAGTCAGTTAATTAAAGGCGAATTAAAAAATATTCTCATCATCTAAATTATCCAAGGACAGTTTGGGTATGTTTATAGAATGGTGATAAACTTGTAATAAATGATGAATAATATCTGAATAAACTGCGCTAGTGTTAGGGATTATGTTCCTTTTTATGGATTAAACTATTAAAATGCGCGAACTTGATGTCCTTTTCAAATTGATTAATTGTCGTTTGTGATTGGATGTTTTTTCGAGCCAATTCCTCGTTATTTCCCTTAAAAGTATTCAAAATGTCTGTTCAATATGAATTTTTTCCGCCACACAACCGCTATTATTGTCATGTTGATAGCTTACCCATTATCATATTACTTTCAAATCCTTATTCCTAAATTGTTACTATTAATAATGTAAGATCATTATTTTTTAGCCAACAAGATAGTAGATTTATTAATAAAAATATTCGTTAAATTTATTAAATTTTCCATTCTGAGGAAACTTTTAATAAAATTCAATAAAATATGGGAAGAAATATGTCGAAATCTGTCTAATATCAAATGATTTTCCCAATACAAAGTTCGCAATCTTTGTGTTAGTGTTTAACTATAATATCTAAATAAAATATATTTTCTTATAATAATGAAAATAAATATTAGAAATTTAATTGGTAATTATATTTATTTTGATTATATGAATTGAGAAATTCAAATCTACTACACCATTTTCTACTACATTGCATTAACAAAATTATATATTAAAAATATAAATGATTATAAAAATCGATTGTAAATAAATTTTTTGGTATCGATTACATTTTTTAATATATGGAATTTGGTAGTTGTGATATGGATTATTTACATTTAATTATAAGGAGCTTCTTTGTAGAAAAGTAATAAGTGAATGTACATTCACTTAATATAACCTTTTATATCATAATCTGAAAGGTGGTGAAAGTCTGCTTATCAAAATCCTTATAGAGAAAGGGGTGGTTAATAAAATAGTAAGAATAAAACGGTGTATTAATTTAATATGAGAGGGTGTAAAAAATTTATGAAAACTGTCAAGAAAGTTTTTTTACCCCTTACTGCTCTCATGGTCACATTAATGATATCCTTTACAACTTTTGCTGAAACTGGAGAGACCAGTAATGGGAATGCTAATGAAACAAAAAAGGTCTTAATGGTGACAGCCACAGAGGTATTTCGGCATGCGTCAATTGACGATGCTCATGAGGTTATGCCTCAATTAGCTGATGAACATGGATTTGAAATCGATATCACTGAAGATGTTGTTTTGTTAAATGCGGATAACTTAGCGAATTATGATGTCTTAGCTTTTGTAAATACAACTGGAGAACTTCCGATTTCTGATCAACAAAAAGAGGATATTCTAAACTTTATTGAATCAGGAAATGGTTTTTTTGGTGTCCATGCTGCGACTGATACATTCTATGAATGGGCAGAATATGGAGAGTTAACAGGAGCCTACTTTGAGGAGCATCCCTGGACTGAAGAAGTGACGTTCAATGTTGAACAGGGAGATCATCCTTCAACCGAACATCTAGATTCTACCTATACACAGTTAGAAGAAGTATACCTGTTTCAGGACAACCCTCGATATAACGACAAACATATTCTCATGAGCTTGAACATGGATAGCGTTGACGGGGAAGCTCATGAAGATCACCCTACAGCATGGGTTGATGAAATAGGAAAAGGAAGAATGTTTTATACGGCTCTAGGGCATCACCCTGAGACATGGTATAAGGAGGACTTTCAACAGCATCTATTAGGAGGTTTGCAATATGCTTGGGGAGATTCAGACTATGATGCTAGTGAACCGACTCCTGAGCCAAACTTAGATACAAAAGGTATGGCAAAACATGTTGGGGACTTGAAAGACGATGGTGAATTCGATTCAGATGAGGCAGTTCATAGCTTGACACTTCATTTGACAGCAGTAAGCCATTACGAAAATCAAGGTGAAGCTACAAAAGTCAATCAACACATGGAAGGATTCAAGGATCTGCTTAACCATCAATTAGATAATGATTTAATCACAGAGAAGGCATTTGATATTCTTACGGCTCAATCTGATGCAGTGATTCAAAATTGGGATGAGTAAGTAAACACCAATTTCCTCTGTGGTAGTCATTAAGCTTTCACAGAGGAGTTTTTCCCTAGGTTTATAGCAACATAAGTAATGAAGGAATTAATAATTAGCTAATAAATTCAATGAAAAGGAGGATAAAGATAAAATTCTCATATATAGCAAGGGGGAGTTAAAATTAAGTTTGAATACTTGCAACTATCCAAAAAGAAACAATGGTTAAAAGCGATTAGAACCAAAGAAAAGGAGGAAAGTGATATGAATCGTCCTATAAAGGGATCTTTACTAATGGTTATGGTTATGATTTTCATGATGATCCCGATTGTATTGTCTGCAGAACAAGAGATAACGAATAAGATTGATAACGATGAGAATGCAGAATATGTCGTACAAACCATTACGAATGACATAGCACGTCCAGTGGATTTGGATATCACCGATGATGAGATGTTATATGTTGTTAGCATTGAAGGAGAAGTATACGAGACGAGTCCAAGTGGAAATGTTACCGAATTATTGTCTCTTGAAACAACCACATCTAGCGAGCATGGATTGAAATCTATTGCTTTAGATCCTGATTTTGAAGACAACGGCTATATGTATTTATCCTATACAGAACCAGGTACATTTTTAGAGCATGTTTCAAGGTTCACATATGAGGATGGAAACATTGATCCTGATTCCGAAGAAGTACTCTTGGAAATTCAGTCTGAAGATCAATGCTGTCACCAGATGGGTGGATTGGAGTTTGGACCAGATGGAAAATTATATATTTCAGTTGGAGACAACCAGCCAGCAACACACGGACCCCAAGAACAATCAATTGAAACTGCTCAAAATCTACAAGATTTGAGAGGAAAAATTTTGCGTATCAACTCTGATGGGTCTATACCTGAAGATAACCCTTTTGTTGACAATGATGATGCAATGGATGAAATCTACGCTTATGGATTACGCAGTCCATTCAAAATGGATGTTGATCAAGTAACTGGAGATGTTTGGGTTGGAGATGTTGGACCTGATCATGAAACCGATGATTATGATGTGATGAAAGTAGTCAGAGAAGGTGGAGAAAACCTTGGTTGGCCATATTATATGGGCGATAGTTGTTATGAAGAATTTGAAGAAGAGTGTGCAGAGGAAGACATTACCGGTTCCATATTTTGGTATCCTTACCCTGAATCTGAAAGATGGGGAAGTGGAGGACGATCCATTACAACAGCTGGCATTTACCATCATGACTATGAAGAAGAAAGTGATATTGGAGGATTGCGCGCTGAAGACGATGGAAAGCTTATATCTTACGACTTTTCGCGCGAATGGGTAAAGGCTGTAGAAATTGATGAAGATTACAATGTCGTAGATGTTGAGGACATTATACCTCAAGGTGGATTAGATTTACCAACATCAAGTGTATTCGGGCCGGATGGTTCTTTGTATATCACTGAATTTGGTGATGATTGGTGGGAGATAAATGATAATGCTGGAGTTAAGAAATTATACCATGGAGAAGAGGTACAATATCCAGTAGCTCAAGGAGAGGTAAGCGAAAAGGATGGACATGCACCATTGGATGTCGAATTTGATGCTTCAGAGTCATATGATCCTGATGATCAAGAAATTACTTTTGAATGGGATTTTGGTGATGGAAATACGAGTACGGATATGAACACGTCACACACTTATACGGAAAACGGTGAGTATTATGTAACTTTAACCGTTACGAATACAGAAACTGAAAGAATGGATGTGTGGAGCGAAACAATTGTTGTGGGTAATACAGCTCCGGAAATCGAAGTTACTTCCCATTCTGATGGAATGTTTTTTGATGAAGGTGATGAAGTCACACTAATTGCAGAAGCTTGGGATGAAGAAGATGGAGAATTATCTTGTGAAGATTTCAAATGGGAAATGAGTTTACAACATGATGCTCACGGTCATCCTCAATCAGATCAAAGTGGATGTGAAGCCACCTATGACCTATCCATGGATGATGGCACGCATGAGATGAGTGATAATGTCTGGTGGGAGGCAGCAGTTACTGTAGAAGACAGTGGTGGGATAGAGGCTCCTGTTTTAACAGCTAGAGATACTGTGGAATTTAAGAATAAGCGTCAGCAAGCTCAGGCCTTCGATGAAACTGGAAATGCAGATCCAGAAAATAATGAAAGTGAAGGGGTAGAGTTAGAATCCGTAAGTGATGTAAATGGTCAGAGTAATGTTGCTCACGTTGACCCTGGGGATTGGATCATGTATGAAAATATTCATTTGGCAGATATTGAAGACATATATTTCCGGGTAGCAAGTGAGGTAGGCGTAGATATGGAAGTGCGTCTGGATAGCCCTGATGGAGAAACAGTAGCATCCATAACGCAGCCATCTACGGGAGATTGGCAAAATTGGGTTACGCTGGAATCTGAAGTGAATTTGGAGACTCCAGATGATAATGAAGAATCCCATGATTTGTACATCTATTTCAACAGCGGTGATCAGAACTTAAATTGGATACAATTTTCTAAAAATGGCGACGAAGCACCACAGGAAGAAAATGATGTTGAACCTATCGAAAACAGTGCGGAAGGCATAAAAGAACTAGTGGAACGTCTAGATGATAATGGAGCATTTGAATCAGATGAAGAAGTTCGTGCTCTTATGACACATTTGACTGCTATAAGCCATTACGAAGATCAAGAAGAAGCAGAAAAAGTTGTACAGCATATGAAAGGTTTTAAGGATTTGCTTGATCATCAGCTTGACAATGAATTGATTAGTGAAGATGCATTTAAATCTCTAGTTACACAAGCTGATTTATTAGTAGAAAAATGGCAATAGAGATCTCACCAAAATCAATAGAAAGTGGGATTTTTAAAATTAATATACTAGGAGGCATAAGCAAAATGGGAATTAAAAAACAATTAGGCATAGGGATAACAACAGCAGCACTTGGTTTAACGTTGATAGGTGGAGGAACGTTCGCGTATTTCAGTGATAGTGAGACAACGAACAACACGTTCGCGGCTGGAACGCTTGATTTGTCAGCGGAACCAACGCAGATCATTGATATAGATAATATGGCTCCAGGCGATTCAATGGTACGAGACTTTGAACTGCAAAATAATGGGTCATTGGATATTGATTCGGTAACATTGGAAACTGATTATACAGTTGTTGATGCGGAAGGAAATAACACCGAAGATTTCGGTGAACATATCGAAGTAGAGTTCCTCTATAATGCTGATAATCTCGATGAAGTTATTTATCAAACTACGTTGGCTGAATTACAAGATATGACGCCTGAAGCGATCAGTGAGCATATTTTTTACCCGGACATGGGTGAAGATGGATTGCCAGTAGGGGAATCTCATGATTTTGTGGTTCAGTTTAACTTTATCGACACGGAAGAAGACCAAAACCAATTTCAAGGGGATTCTCTAAGCCTTGATTGGACGTTCGTGGCAACTCAGGGGACAGATGAAGAAGGGTAATACTCTATTTCCCTATCCATCTATCACGTATCATAATAAACAAATTTTCGAGTTGTTTCATCTCGTGATCCATTTAGATTAACAAAAGGAAGCGTGTTTCCGTTATGAAACGCGGCGATGGCGAAAGATAAAAACAAAAAAAGAGGGCATCGGAATATGCATGTTTTGTCCTCTTTTTTACAAAAATGAGGGATAAAAATGAAATTGGCCTTCAGTACAAATGCATTTACGAATGTGACATTGCCCCAGGCGGTAGCAGAAATTGGAAAGTGTGGATATGGCGGCGTTGAAATTTTAGCTGATAAACCACATGCTTTTCCACCAACTCCGAATGCCTTATGGGTAGATGAAGTCAAACGAAACCTCCATGATTGTCAATTAGAAGTTTCTAATATTAATGGGAATACAGCTTGTGGATTTTTTCGTGATCCAACCGGTGAACCTACCTTTGAACCATCGTTATGCAATGCACAGCCTCTCATTCGACAAAAACGTATCGATTATGCCAGGCAGTGTATAGACCTTGCAGTGGCTCTTGGTAGTTCCAATATAAGTATCACTAGCGGGATATGCTTACCTGGAAATCCGCCAGCCCAAGCCTTTAAATATTTTGTTGATTCCTTACAGTATATTACGGATTATGCTGAAAAACACAATATTAATGTAGGGATAGAGTATGAGCCTGGTTTATTGATTGAAAACGGGGAAGAACTTCTTCAAATCATTAAAGAAGTAGGATCTAATAAATTAGGGGCTAACCTTGATTTAGGTCATGCGGTGGTAGGAGGAGAAAACGTCCCGCATTTAGTTGAACAAATGGGACCCTATATTTGGAACATTCATTTGGAAGATATTCTTGGAACCAAACACTATCATCTCATTCCTGGTGATGGTTCCATGAATTTCAAAGCAATCCTGCAACACTTGCAATCTATGGATTATCGGGGTTTTATTACTATTGAATTATACACTTATGTAGATCAGCCAATCTATGCTGCTGAAAGATCTATAGCTTTTCTTAGACCACTGATGGATAAAATAAAAGGAGTGAATGTATGATGAAATATTTCGATCCACATATTCATGTGTATTCTCGCACGGTTGATGATTATAAAAGTATGGCAACGGCTGGAGTTAGAGCCATTGTAGAACCTTCCTTCTGGTTAGGAAGCAAAAGAAGGTATCCGGAGTCACACTTGGATTATTTTGAACATGTCCTTTCCTTTGAACCGAAGCGGGCGAAAGAACATGGGATAGAACACTATGCCTGTTTAGGTATGAACCCGAAAGAAGCGAACGACTTGGAGTTAGCCCATGCAGTTATTGATGCGTTACCGGAATTTTTAAAACGGGATAATTGTGTGGCATTGGGTGAAACAGGCTTTGATATCATAAGCAAAGAGGAAGAAGAAATCATGAGGAGACAATTGCGGCTGGCCAAAGACCTAAACATGCCGGTCATGGTTCACACTCCTCATCAAAACAAACGGGATGGAACGATACGAACCGTGGAGATTTTAAAGGAGGAAGGTCTTGACCCTGATCAGGTGATTCTAGATCATAATACCCTTGACACTATTGACGTAGCTGTGGAATACGGTGGATGGAGCGGTATGACTATTTATCCTGGAAAAATTTCCATCGAAGGTGTTATTGAGATTTTGGATCGTTATGGGACGGATCGTATGATGATCAATACGGCAGCAGATTGGGGGCCTGCAGATCCGCTCAGTGTTCCTAAGGCGGCTACAGAGATGTTAAAACAAGGTTATGCGGAAGAGCGTATTCAAAAATTGGTGTGGAACAATCCGATTCAATATTACAAGCAATCAGGTAAACTGAAATTACAGGAAGGGAAGGGCGTTACCTCATGAAATTAGCTTTTAGCAGCAATGGGTTTAAACATTATGATATTTTGGATGCGATTACCACTCTATCTAACATTGGCTATGAGGGGATTGAGATTTTGCTTGATACACCGCATGCTTTCCCTCCCGACTTAACGTCTGCGAAGATAGAGGCGATCAAAGAAACATTACAAAAAACAAATATGGAAATCTCGAATTTAAACGCCTTTATGCTCTATGCCATCCGGGATAATTGGCGCCCTTCCTTTATTGAAGCTGAAAAAGAGGAGCGCAGAAAAAGGATAGATCATACTCATAATTGTATTGACTTAGCAACACAACTAGGTTGTAAGACGATTTCAACAGAACCTGGTGGTCAGCTCATCGGTGTTGAAAGAGATTGGGCAAATAAGGTGTTTATTGAAGCCATGGAAGAATTGGCAGATCATGCTGAGCATTCCGATATAACTATTCTGGTTGAACCGGAGCCAGAGTTACTAATAGAGACATCCGATCAATTTATTGCGTTTAAAAAGGAGGTTCCTTCCAAGAACATTGCGTTAAACTTTGATATCGGTCATTTCTACTGTGTCAATGAAGATCCTGCGTACTTAGTAGACAAACTATTGCCCTATACAGGACATTATCATTTGGAAGACATTTCTTTCAATCGAGCTCACAATCATTTAATACCGGGAGAAGGGGCTATTAATATTCCTGAAGTGTTGGATAGGATCCAAAATACAGGTTACGAGGGATATGTCACTGTTGAACTCTATCCTTATCAGGATCGGGTTATCGAGGCAGCTACTCAAGCTTATAATTATATCATTTCCGTCATGGGGCAGTTACAAACGAAATGAGGAGTAACCTTCGATCCTATTTTGAGCTGGTTCGTCTCCCCAATCTATTTACGGCCATGGCTGACATTTCAGCGGGAGGATGGATAGCGGTTGGAACCGTTTCTTATTTTTTTACATCGTTTGATTTCTTATTTTTACTATTAGCCAGCATATCATTATACGCCATGGGAATGGTTTGGAACGATTATTTCGATGTAGAAACAGATCGGGTAGAAAGGCCGGAACGTCCGATTCCTTCAGGGCGAATCCTTCCCTCCCAGGCACTTATTTTGGGTATCATCCTTGGAGTGTTGGGAATCGTCTTCGCTGCATTCGTGAATTGGATGAGTTTACTCATTGCGTTCACGATTGTATGTGCTGTCCTTTTATATGATTATGATGCGAAACATCATGCTGTATTCGGTCCGATTGTTATGGGGGGCTGCCGAGCTTTAAATCTACTATTAGGTGTAAGTATTCTATCTGATCAAGTTGGTTCCTATTGGTGGGTTTCCCTATTTGGTTTTATGTATATCATAGCCGTAACGTATATGGCACAAGGAGAAGTAGGGGATCAACTCCATCCTCTTCGGGTTCGCATCATGGCTGTTACTATTTGTTTATGTGTAGGTGGTGTTACTTTATTGGGACTCGGGGAGCACGCGACCGTCACGGTTATTGCGATTATCCTCTTTGCTGGATGGACATTTAAGGGTGTTGGTCCGGCTTTGAGAAGACCGATTCCACCCCGCATTCAAAAAGCAGTCGGGACTAGTATCGTTGGTTATCCGCTTTTAAATGCGGCGATTGCTTCGATTTTTGGTGGATGGCTCGCTTTTGTTACGGTGGCCATTTTTCTAGGATTTAGTTATCTATTTTCCCATCTTTTTGCGGTTACGTAAATCTATTTTTTAGGAAGGATGAGTTTTTTGAATTCAAAACATGTTGTTGTACTGGATATTATTAGCTTAACGCCTCAGTTGCTGGAAGACCCTGAATTAACCCCTAATATACAGAAATTGCTGCATAAGGGGCAACATGCTAAGGTGAAACCTGTGTTTCCCGCGGTAACAGGTTCGATGCAGGCGACGTATATCACAGGGGAAGACCCCTCTGAACACGGCATTATTGCCAACGGGATTCCCGATCTTGATTATAAGGAAATTACAATGTGGAATCAAACGATGATACCAATGCAAGGGAAAAAAATATGGGAAAAGCTGAAAGAGCAAGATCCGGAGGCAACCACTTCTATCTTGTTTTGGCAGTTTAGCAAGCTATCTACGGCTGATTATGTGGTGACTCCAGCACCCATACATCTTGAGGATCATACGATTTTATGGTGTGATTCCAAACCACGGGATTTATACGGTAAGTTAAGAGAGAAATTGGGCGAATTTGAATTGTCGTCTTTCTGGGGGCCACTTGCATCTGTGAAATCCAGTGAATGGATTGCCAAAGCAGCTGTCGATGTGTTGGAAGAATACAAACCAAGGTTGTCCCTTGTTTATTTACCGAATATGGACTATCATTCCCAGCGATATGGCCCGGATAGTGAACAGGCACGCCAAGCTGTACGTGAATTAGATAGGGTAGTCGGAGAATTCGTGGAAGACCTTGAGGAGCGAAATCTAATCTACGACACAGAACTGGTTATTTTATCCGAATATGCGTTTCGACCTGTACATCGTCCCATTCATATTAACCAAATCTTAAATGAAAATGGTTATGTGGCTGTAAAAGAGGTACAAGATATGGATTTCATTGATCTGGAAATGTGCTGTGCTTTTGCGATGTCAGATCATCAGTTAGCGCATGTCTATATCTCCCATGAAGAAGATATACCTTCTGTTAAAGCATTATTAGAGGAAACGCCGGGTGTTGCGGAAGTATGGGGAGAAGAGGAAAAAAAAGCACATCATATCGACCATGAACGCGCTGGAGAGTTAATCGCAATTGCGGAACCGGATAGTTGGTTTGTGTATTACTGGTGGTTAAACAATAAACGAGCACCGGAATATGCTTATACGGTAGATATTCACCGAAAGCCCGGTTATGATCCTGTTGAATTATTTGTTAATCCAGAAACCAAAACGATTCCGCTAGATACGGATAAAATCGGTGGGTCACATGGATTGCCACCTCGTAGTGAGAAGGATTTGGTTTCATTAATCGTTACGAACAAAGATATTGACTTACCATCACAGCTGGAAGCTAAGGAGGTTCATGATCTTTTACTAAGACTATCCCTACAAGCGTCGGGTAAATCAATGCAGTCATGATTTTAGTGAGGAAGGAGAAGTGGCGTCATGGAAAAGACAGGCGTTCTTATTGTTGGAGCTTTGGGTACGATTTCCGTAAGTGTAATAACAGGTATAACTGCAATCAATCGGGGTTTACTCCCGGAAAGAGGGATGATAGCAAATGAAGCTGATTTTGATCCTTTGAATATGGTTCCGATGGATCGTTTGGTATTTGGAGGCTGGGATATTCGGGAAGACACGCTCATAGAAGCAGCCCGTAAGCAAGAGGTTGTCCCGCCCTCTATCCTGGAGGAGATTAGCGAGGAGTTAGAAAATATCCCTGTTTGGCCCGGGGCTTTATCCAACGTAGATGATCACATTCAAGATGTATATGCGTTGCAGGATTCGCCCGCTTCACTACTTGAAGAAGTTCGAAATATTTCAGAAAGTATCGACCAATTTAAACAAGAACACAACGTTCATAGAGTGGTAGTCGTCAATGCAACGGCAACAGAGAAATATGTAGAACCCTTATCATTGTATGACTGCTTAGACAATTTTGAAGATGGACTGGAGTCTGATTCGAAGGACATTCGTTCCGGTATGTTATACGCATATGCGGCATTGAAAAATGGGTGTGCCTATGTAAATTTTACCCCTAGCATAACAGCTGAAATTCCTGCATTACAGGAGCTAGCCGAGAAGGAACAGGTGCCCATAGCCGGAAAAGATGGCAGAACGGGTCAAACATTATACAAACACGTGTTAGGTAAAATGTTTAAAGCGAGAGGGTTAAAAATAAAAGGCTGGTATAGTACCAATATCCTTGGTAATGCGGATGGGAAGGTACTAAATGACCCTGAACATTCCGCTACGAAAATTGCTTCGAAGGAAAATGGGCTTGAACATATTCTTGGTTATCATGATTTTGACCATCTGGTTCGCATTGATTACTTTCCCATCCGCGGTGATCACAAAGAGGCTTGGGATACGATTGAATTTGAAGGTTGGTTGGGAGAACAAATGAGTATGAAAGTAAATTGGCTAGGTTCAGATGCGACATTGGCCGCCCCACTCATTATTGATTTGGTACGCTTTATGGATCATGCCTTACGATTGAACCTTTCAGGCTTCCAGAAGCACTTAGCCTTGTTCTTTAAATCACCATATCAAGATGAAGAATATGCCATGGATGAACAATATCAACGGTTGTTGCAGTTTACAAATACCGTCAACACCATTAGATAGAATTTGTGATTACAAGATATGGGAACCTCCGAAACATAACCAGTTTGTCCCTTCCTTTATTCCTGTTACGGCAAGGAAGTTAAGGGATCAAAAGATAAGGTTTGATCCTTATGGATTGAACCTTGTTATTGGTTCATTTTTAACGATTACTGATATATCACGCGTGTCACCCTTGTAGTCTAGAAAATTATAAATTTTTGAGTCTGTGAATAATTCAGTGGCCAAATAAGCTACATTCGGCTCCAGCGCCCAGCAACTAGCAGTTTTTTTGATGGGACGAGCATGAGCGCAGTCCCAAACTTCACACTTATTCACAAGTCAACATTGGTTCGCTTGACAAAGGAAGGTCGACTAAGAACGGCCTTGCCGGCTAACGTCGGCATACCCCTAATGCAGGGGCATGTTTCCTTATCTCACCTGAGGAATGCTCAGCTTGTACGTTGCTAACCGGACGCTTGCGCCTTTGTTCTTATATTTTCAAAGATATTTTCGGATGTGAGGGAGTGAATGGATGGATAGGAAATGGTATCGCAAACATTTATCAAAATTTTTGGTTAGTTTAATTACGCTGGGTTTTGGGGTGGTACTTATCGGATGGGTTATAAGTCAACAAGGAGAGTCCCTCCAATACCCGGATCATGAATTAACAGGATCTGTACAAGAAGTGGAAGAAGCGTTTATGCAACTAACGGAAGATACGGATGGGTCTTTTATTTATATGTTTGAACCCGGGTGTGAGCAATGTCATAGCATGAGCGAGGTTTTCCTTCCGTTAGCCCAACAA
It encodes the following:
- the eboC gene encoding UbiA-like protein EboC (EboC, a homolog the polyprenyltransferase UbiA, belongs to system of proteins involved in the trafficking of precursor metabolites to an extracytoplasmic compartment so that the biosynthesis of certain natural products, such as scytonemin, can be completed.), encoding MRSNLRSYFELVRLPNLFTAMADISAGGWIAVGTVSYFFTSFDFLFLLLASISLYAMGMVWNDYFDVETDRVERPERPIPSGRILPSQALILGIILGVLGIVFAAFVNWMSLLIAFTIVCAVLLYDYDAKHHAVFGPIVMGGCRALNLLLGVSILSDQVGSYWWVSLFGFMYIIAVTYMAQGEVGDQLHPLRVRIMAVTICLCVGGVTLLGLGEHATVTVIAIILFAGWTFKGVGPALRRPIPPRIQKAVGTSIVGYPLLNAAIASIFGGWLAFVTVAIFLGFSYLFSHLFAVT
- a CDS encoding thioredoxin domain-containing protein, which codes for MDRKWYRKHLSKFLVSLITLGFGVVLIGWVISQQGESLQYPDHELTGSVQEVEEAFMQLTEDTDGSFIYMFEPGCEQCHSMSEVFLPLAQQMDVSIKALNVDKYPIGKEVADVHEFPYITYFNDGWEIAYMEGENPEEYYMEFFDHFRFGGGHDHH
- a CDS encoding inositol-3-phosphate synthase, producing the protein MEKTGVLIVGALGTISVSVITGITAINRGLLPERGMIANEADFDPLNMVPMDRLVFGGWDIREDTLIEAARKQEVVPPSILEEISEELENIPVWPGALSNVDDHIQDVYALQDSPASLLEEVRNISESIDQFKQEHNVHRVVVVNATATEKYVEPLSLYDCLDNFEDGLESDSKDIRSGMLYAYAALKNGCAYVNFTPSITAEIPALQELAEKEQVPIAGKDGRTGQTLYKHVLGKMFKARGLKIKGWYSTNILGNADGKVLNDPEHSATKIASKENGLEHILGYHDFDHLVRIDYFPIRGDHKEAWDTIEFEGWLGEQMSMKVNWLGSDATLAAPLIIDLVRFMDHALRLNLSGFQKHLALFFKSPYQDEEYAMDEQYQRLLQFTNTVNTIR
- a CDS encoding alkaline phosphatase family protein; the protein is MNSKHVVVLDIISLTPQLLEDPELTPNIQKLLHKGQHAKVKPVFPAVTGSMQATYITGEDPSEHGIIANGIPDLDYKEITMWNQTMIPMQGKKIWEKLKEQDPEATTSILFWQFSKLSTADYVVTPAPIHLEDHTILWCDSKPRDLYGKLREKLGEFELSSFWGPLASVKSSEWIAKAAVDVLEEYKPRLSLVYLPNMDYHSQRYGPDSEQARQAVRELDRVVGEFVEDLEERNLIYDTELVILSEYAFRPVHRPIHINQILNENGYVAVKEVQDMDFIDLEMCCAFAMSDHQLAHVYISHEEDIPSVKALLEETPGVAEVWGEEEKKAHHIDHERAGELIAIAEPDSWFVYYWWLNNKRAPEYAYTVDIHRKPGYDPVELFVNPETKTIPLDTDKIGGSHGLPPRSEKDLVSLIVTNKDIDLPSQLEAKEVHDLLLRLSLQASGKSMQS